Genomic segment of Deltaproteobacteria bacterium:
GGAGATGGTGATGCCTGGGGACCGTGTGGACATTGATGTGGAGTTGATCACGCCGATTGCGATGGAGAAGGAGCTCAGGTTTGCGATTCGTGAGGGGGGTCATACGGTCGGCGCCGGAGTCATCTCCCAGGTGGTGGAATAGGGATGTAGGGGCGAGGTCACCTCGCCCGTACGAAAAAATATGGCGACACACACAACATCTTACGAGCAGGGGCAGAAGATCCGGATTCGACTCAAAGGATTCGATCACAAGCTGTTGGACCAGTCGACCCAGGAGATTGTCGAGACGGTGAAAAGGACCGGCGCCCGTATTGCCGGACCGATCCCGTTGCCGACAAAGATTGAGAAATACTGTGTCCTCCGCTCGCCGCATGTGGACAAAAGATCCCGGGAGCATTTTGAGATCCGGACACATAAAAGGTTTATCGATATTTTGGAGCCGACTCAAGCGACGATTGATTCACTCATGAAACTGGAGCTCTCGGCAGGGATCGATGTCGAGATTAAAATGATATGATGGGATTGTTAGGAAAAAAATTAGGAATGACCCAGATCTTTGATACCCAGGGGAATGAGATCCCGGTGACTGTCATCCAGGCCGGCCCTTGTGTGGTGACTCAAAAGAAGCTCACCGCCAAGGAAG
This window contains:
- the rpsJ gene encoding 30S ribosomal protein S10; protein product: MATHTTSYEQGQKIRIRLKGFDHKLLDQSTQEIVETVKRTGARIAGPIPLPTKIEKYCVLRSPHVDKRSREHFEIRTHKRFIDILEPTQATIDSLMKLELSAGIDVEIKMI
- the tuf gene encoding elongation factor Tu (EF-Tu; promotes GTP-dependent binding of aminoacyl-tRNA to the A-site of ribosomes during protein biosynthesis; when the tRNA anticodon matches the mRNA codon, GTP hydrolysis results; the inactive EF-Tu-GDP leaves the ribosome and release of GDP is promoted by elongation factor Ts; many prokaryotes have two copies of the gene encoding EF-Tu), producing EMVMPGDRVDIDVELITPIAMEKELRFAIREGGHTVGAGVISQVVE